DNA sequence from the Synechococcus sp. PCC 7335 genome:
ACTTCTCGAAAGTTCAGAAAAGCTGGCTCCGGTTGTTCTAGCTGGCGATTTCGTCTATGCCGTCTTTAGCCTGGTAGAAGAGTGATCAATCTCTTGCAGCAGACTCAGAAGCTTGATGGCGGAGCGTAGGTAAAACTCGCGGCTGTATACAAGACAGCTCACCGTCTCTGCTTTCAGTTCTGCGCGGAACTTTGGCAATACCTCCCGATGGATATGAGCGATCGCTTCTGTTACTTCAGGTGTAGCAGGAAGCGAATTCGGGAATTCGCAACCGTGGATGAGCCGATAGCTAACACGGGTGTAGCCATTCGCCAGTGCGATCGCCCATTGACGGGTAATCTGACCAGCACGAATCGCCCGAGGAGCCAGCCATAGCAGTAGACTGAGCCACTGCGAAAACAACCAAGCCGACACCAATAGCATGGCTAGGAATGGATTTTCTTCTCGCTCGACGGTGGCGCACACTTGAGCGAAACTCACTGGCTGTTCACTTTGAACTTTCGAGTGAAGCGTAGTCCACACTACTTTGTTCGAGAGCGTGATCTGCTGGGTAGCTGTGGACAGCTCAGAGGCGATCGCCCGAGCTTGTCGCTTAGCTGCTTCTTGACCAAGAGCGTTGTAGCACTCTGTCTTCAGTTCTGTGATTGTGATAGTAGTCATGATTAAGATCTCCGAATTTTCAAAATGTGTCGTCGCGGAAGCCAATGCACGAAAGCTGAGGCGAGGTGCTTCGCGCACTGACTTCTCGTTCATATTTTCTGAGCGCAGCGAAAGAGGCAACCCCATCAGCAAGAACTGATAGGGTTAGCTCTGGTTAATTGCCGATGCCGAACATATCGTTAAGCAGCTGAAACTTTTGTTCTTGAGATAGCTCGAAGTCGATGATTCCGACTTCAGTTAACTTTCGAGAACATTCTGCAACAAACTTATCGATATCGGTAAAAGCATCGTTGTATATCAGTCCTTGACCGACATCGACGATGGGATCTTCAGACTGATTCTTGTCTTCGGACATCACCTGCATGAAGAAGGTACGCATCGGTTGAACCGGGTCCCAACCGTAGCAGATGCGATAGTCCTTGTGCTGTACGCAGTGCCGACTCATATTAGTTGCCTGTAGTGGACTACGACGAACGTAGCCTCGTTCATATTTTCTAAGCGCAGCGACTATCTGTTTAGTATTGGGAAAAAGAAGTAAGCAGCGAAAGCTGCTTACTGACCACTATTTCTTCTATTTCTTGATTGATACGATTACCACCGTAATCAACCGCTTATCCCGATTGACAACGTTGAATGGAACTGAGAGATCAATTTTCGGCCTTTGAGGTTTCGTGCTGTACGTTTGCCAGAAGCACTCAAACGTTTCCTCGGAGGGGAAAGCCAACGCAAGTCCTCTCTCTAATATACCGACAGGATTGCCTCCACATACAACTGCGTGGATGACAATCTGTTGTTCTGACAATGAATCCATTTTCTCACCTTCTGAGTAGTTCGTCATTCCTTCTTTGCGCAGCAAAAGGGTTCTCCCGTCTAATTGACCAGACGGGAGAACAACGGCTACTAGTCTTCAACTACAAATGGGACGCACACGCGGTACAAACGAATGGCAACAGAACGGTGAAGCCCATATGCGCTCAGCACGTCGCAGAACATCTCCATGCCTAACGTGCTTGCCGAGTGCTCGATGCACTCAAAGATCGGGACGGTTTCTAAACTTGCCCCTCCGTCTTTGGTAGAAATCCATTTGAAATAGTATAGACAAGCTGTACCATCTGCCTTGCGACTGATTGCATACTCGTCGGCCAGTACTTTTGTTACAAAGTGCCAACGTTCGAGGAAATCTCCTGTCTCTTTGGCTCTCTTTTCGGCTAATGCGAGTTGTTGGCTAAATGTCATTTGCTTTTTCCTAATCGTTATCATCGCGTCTTTGCGCAGCAAAAGGCAACCTCACCGTGCGGACAAGTAGGGTGCGCTATCGGGCAGGATAATGTTAAACAGAAGATAGAGGAGTTCAACAAAGGTATCAAGGGAAAGACAAAGGGCTTCCTCATTCGCTCAGCACAAAACGCCCCGGATGCTTCCTCATAATGAAATATTGATAAAAGATTATATGGAGAGATTGGCAATAGCCTATCTCTCCATATAATGCTTAGCTCAACCTGCACTAAGGAACATCTGCTTGTCGCTGTCAAGCAGGATATAACTCCTTTCAATCAACACCGGATTTGCTAGATAGAAATTCTCGGAAACACGTAGGATAGAGTCATCCAAACTCTCTACCGCAATAATGTTATGAGACTCGTGGTCAAGTCTACCACCCTCGAAAGTAAACTGAACAAATCGGTTATCTGCAACGCCGTTACAAAGTAATAGATCAAACAGCACTATTCCTGAGAATTCGGCCTTTCCCAGGATAGTTTCTATCTCACAAACGTAAGACAGCGGACTTTCGTAGTTGAGAGTCAACACGAGAGCATAGCCCTCAGAAAGCTGTTTGATTTCAAAAGATTGGTCTTGCATAGTGGACTCCATTTCATCTGATTCATCATTCTTTCTTTGCGCAGCAAAAGGCAACCTCACCGTGTCAACTACCTCCAGTCGATAAGCGTCAGGAGGCTTTTGGCAATTATCCCTAGATGAACAAGTGGGATAATCTCTACCGAGCAGGATAATATCGAGCAAAAATCGAGGAGTTCAACAAAAGTATCAAAGGAAAGACAAAGGTCTTCCTCACTTACCCAGCACAAAGTGCAATCTCAAAAAAAGAAGCCGCTGATTAGCGGCGAGGTGAGGATTTGATGAGAGTATCAATGTTCTTCGGGTACGGAGACTTCCACAGACCATTCATGCTCTTCTACCACTAAACTCGGGTACTCCCGGTTTATGTAACAAATATAAGAAAGTACAGTCTGTGGAGGAGGGAAAAAGACCTCGAATCCACTAGCATGTGACTGAGTAAGCTGTCCGCCAAATACCTCGGTAGCTCAGCCATCGGCAGATTCCAATTGAGACTTTAGTTGGTCAGTCATTTGAATTCCTTTACTCCTTAATTTGGATATTCGTCATCACGTCTATGCGCAGCAAAGGGAAACCCCATCAAGTAGAACCTGATGAGGTTAGGGGCATTAGTCAATGTCTATTGTAGAACTCTACAATAGAAGTTCTGTTGATCTTCCCTTAGTGCCCCGCTTAAGCGATGGGGTGTTATACACGTTTTCTTCGTAGCCATCCTTAATCTTCCAAACGTCGCCTTTTATTTCAGCGACTGCGGTACCTTCGATTAACAGTTCAGCATCGGTATATTTTCTTAATACAGGATATATCTCGCGAGCGTAGACTTTCAGTTCTTCTAGGTCTTCCCAGGCTACTAACTGCTTCCGGGTTGGTACCATTGTTACGGATTGCGCACGTCTAGCATAAGAATATTCATGAGGAATGATAGAGAGTGCAATTTTGTGAAGAATATACATAGCAACCGAAGTTAAAACGTCAGCTTCTCTATGCGCAGCAAAAGCACAGCCACACTAGGAAAAGTTCCCAGTGTGGCTGTGTCGGCTATTCAACGATGGTAGGTGTCTGCAAACCAGCCTTCTCTAGCAGCAGATCGGCGGAGGCATGTGCTAGACCATAAGCGCGGAAGAACGCCTTGCTGTCAAAAGCGGTAAGAAGCTAACTAATCGATCGCACCAAAGGAAAACGATGGCTAGCTATTGGCTGGCAAGTAACTCGAAGGCTTCGTAGGCAGGGTAGCTATGGAAATGACGGCAATACACAGTTGCGCCATGACTCGGTTCAAACTGCATTAGTTGAACATCAACTAGAGATTTAAACCTGACTTGAATAGTCTCGCAGTATTCGTTCTGGTAGCTAGTTTCTTGACCCTTAGCACATGCTTTTGCACTAGCACTTGCCTGTTCTTCAGAAGTCGCTTCAATCAGCA
Encoded proteins:
- a CDS encoding type II toxin-antitoxin system RnlB family antitoxin translates to MQDQSFEIKQLSEGYALVLTLNYESPLSYVCEIETILGKAEFSGIVLFDLLLCNGVADNRFVQFTFEGGRLDHESHNIIAVESLDDSILRVSENFYLANPVLIERSYILLDSDKQMFLSAG
- a CDS encoding DUF4288 domain-containing protein, whose translation is MRESPKPCFYAAVLVFETSSDAPGYKPLYSEEIMLIEATSEEQASASAKACAKGQETSYQNEYCETIQVRFKSLVDVQLMQFEPSHGATVYCRHFHSYPAYEAFELLASQ